From Microbacterium sp. YJN-G, a single genomic window includes:
- a CDS encoding phospho-sugar mutase — MAGERLTQARAWLRQDPDAETRDELAGLITRAASGDTTAIAELDDRFSTRLSFGTAGLRGALGAGSSRMNRVLVAQAAAGFAGYLLQRSGSTPTVVIGYDGRRNSRRFALDSAELFAGAGLRAILLPRLLPTPVLAFAVRHLGADAGVMVTASHNPSQDNGYKVYLGGADAGSQIVAPADAEIAAHIQRVADAGDVGLLPRSEGYEIAGEDVVDAYIAATAEVARAPFGVQEMRWVYTAMHGVGWETFARVLKSAGYPAPRVVDEQRDPDPTFRTASFPNPEEPGAMDLAFARARAVDAEFILATDPDADRLAVAIPDETVEGGWRRLTGNEVGLLLGRRAAQAAQGAPGASLACSLVSSPGLAAVAAHYGLGFHETLTGFKWISRAPGMVFGFEEALGYLVNPGTVRDKDGISAAIAMLGLAADARVRGTSIAGLLAEIGEEIGHFASGQVSIRVDDLSEIADTMLWLRTQPPAAFGTRAVTGAEDLAAGGSGVPAGDVLRYRLSDGSRVIVRPSGTEPKLKVYLDVTAASAAEATAAVAELEAAVRQLLAERG; from the coding sequence GTGGCGGGTGAGCGCCTCACGCAGGCGCGCGCCTGGCTGCGGCAGGATCCGGATGCCGAGACCCGCGACGAGCTCGCCGGTCTCATCACCCGTGCGGCCAGCGGCGACACCACCGCGATCGCCGAGCTCGACGACCGCTTCTCGACGCGGCTGTCGTTCGGCACGGCGGGGCTGCGCGGCGCACTCGGCGCAGGCAGCAGCCGGATGAACCGGGTTCTCGTCGCCCAGGCTGCGGCCGGCTTCGCCGGGTACCTGCTGCAGCGCTCGGGCAGCACGCCGACGGTCGTGATCGGCTACGACGGGCGCCGCAACTCGCGCCGGTTCGCCCTGGACTCCGCCGAGCTGTTCGCCGGCGCCGGACTGCGCGCGATCCTGCTGCCTCGGCTGCTGCCGACGCCGGTGCTCGCGTTCGCCGTGCGCCATCTCGGCGCCGACGCCGGGGTCATGGTCACCGCCAGCCACAACCCCTCGCAGGACAACGGCTACAAGGTGTACCTGGGCGGCGCGGATGCCGGCTCGCAGATCGTCGCCCCGGCGGATGCCGAGATCGCCGCGCACATCCAGCGCGTGGCCGATGCCGGCGACGTGGGGCTGCTGCCGCGGTCGGAGGGCTACGAGATCGCCGGCGAGGACGTGGTCGACGCGTACATCGCGGCGACCGCAGAGGTCGCCCGCGCCCCGTTCGGGGTGCAGGAGATGCGCTGGGTGTACACGGCCATGCACGGCGTGGGCTGGGAGACGTTCGCCCGGGTGCTCAAGAGCGCCGGGTACCCGGCCCCGCGCGTCGTCGACGAGCAGCGCGATCCGGATCCGACGTTCCGCACGGCCTCGTTCCCGAACCCGGAGGAGCCGGGTGCAATGGATCTCGCCTTCGCGCGCGCCCGCGCCGTCGATGCGGAATTCATCCTCGCCACTGATCCCGACGCCGACCGGCTCGCGGTCGCGATCCCCGACGAGACCGTCGAGGGTGGCTGGCGCCGCCTGACCGGCAACGAGGTCGGGCTGCTGCTGGGCCGCCGGGCCGCGCAGGCCGCTCAGGGCGCGCCAGGAGCGTCGCTGGCCTGCTCGCTCGTCTCCTCCCCCGGGCTGGCCGCGGTGGCCGCGCACTACGGCCTCGGCTTCCACGAGACGCTGACCGGTTTCAAGTGGATCTCGCGCGCCCCGGGCATGGTGTTCGGCTTCGAAGAGGCGCTCGGCTACCTCGTCAACCCCGGCACGGTGCGCGACAAGGACGGCATCTCGGCCGCCATCGCCATGCTCGGCCTCGCGGCCGACGCCCGCGTGCGCGGCACGAGCATCGCCGGGCTCCTCGCAGAGATCGGCGAGGAGATCGGCCACTTCGCGAGCGGCCAGGTCTCGATCCGCGTGGACGACCTGTCGGAGATCGCCGACACGATGCTGTGGCTGCGCACGCAGCCGCCTGCGGCATTCGGCACGCGCGCCGTGACCGGCGCCGAGGATCTCGCCGCAGGCGGCTCCGGCGTCCCGGCCGGCGACGTGCTGCGCTACCGGCTCTCCGACGGCTCGCGGGTGATCGTGCGTCCCAGCGGCACCGAGCCGAAGCTGAAGGTGTACCTCGATGTCACCGCGGCATCCGCCGCCGAGGCGACCGCTGCGGTCGCCGAGCTCGAGGCCGCCGTGCGGCAGCTGCTGGCGGAGCGGGGATGA
- a CDS encoding HPr family phosphocarrier protein, with the protein MTTLRRRVRVGVGDGAHARPVAELARLAQAHGSPVLLSTDAGETAELSSVLAVMDLAIRAGDEVTFEVADSPGAPALLDAIAAVLRAR; encoded by the coding sequence ATGACCACGCTGCGCAGGCGGGTGAGGGTCGGCGTCGGCGATGGCGCGCACGCGCGCCCCGTCGCCGAACTCGCCCGCCTCGCGCAGGCGCACGGCTCGCCCGTGCTGCTGTCGACGGATGCCGGTGAGACGGCCGAGCTCTCCAGCGTGCTCGCCGTGATGGATCTCGCGATACGCGCCGGCGACGAGGTGACCTTCGAGGTCGCCGACTCCCCCGGGGCCCCGGCACTGCTCGACGCGATCGCGGCGGTGCTGCGAGCCCGCTGA
- a CDS encoding BglG family transcription antiterminator yields MSRQRQDRLLAVLLRQDSWATAASLADQLGVTPRSIRSYVAALNARTPGSDAVESGPAGYRAGAGAADAAGRPDDLGTPRARLHRLARTLIDEADGIDVYDTALALHVSETTLENDLARVRALLDGGGVQLERDRDVVRLRGDEQSLRRLLSRLAQDEMDAGPLRADALQRALAPEAVPARAVGPFKADLVRELGELGYYVNELAISDVLLHITIAAERVAVGRALEQRADAADDAVAAVGETIVRLAAEHFGVALGDGDREHLANLVLTRVVTPGEPGRRRAPSRVDPEVVNAVRAEIEQAAHDYQVDLVDDAFIERLALHVQNLLLRSREQAWTRNPLTQSLKSSYPMIFDVAVSIASGLHDRLGAPLQEDEIAYIAMHVGGRLERSRAADAILSATIVCPGYRELQDLLRSSVDRSLGRLIEVVRVDTSVDPDWASLDTDLVLSTVPVAGSDERIVRITPFLAEADIERVQQAAARIRRARRLSRLREELQRYFSADAFLVPVPDVGEEQIIRTLGALLTASGRIGEDYVENTILRERMSSTAFTDALAVPHALQMTAERTAIAIGIADGSVAWGSGRVQVVALAAFSEGDRAAFQTVFEQFVEVFSERDSVQRIVRRSTGFDTFLDELVAVIDG; encoded by the coding sequence ATGTCGCGTCAGCGCCAGGATCGGCTTCTCGCCGTGCTCCTGCGGCAGGACTCCTGGGCGACCGCGGCGAGTCTGGCGGATCAGCTCGGGGTGACCCCGCGCAGCATCCGCTCCTATGTCGCGGCGCTGAACGCCCGCACCCCCGGTTCGGATGCCGTGGAGTCGGGTCCCGCCGGATACCGCGCGGGCGCGGGGGCAGCGGATGCCGCCGGCCGGCCCGACGATCTCGGCACCCCGCGGGCGCGCCTGCACCGGCTCGCCCGCACCCTGATCGATGAGGCCGACGGCATCGACGTGTACGACACCGCGCTGGCACTGCACGTCAGCGAGACCACGCTCGAGAACGATCTGGCACGCGTGCGCGCGCTGCTCGACGGCGGCGGCGTGCAGCTGGAGCGCGACCGTGACGTGGTGCGGCTGCGCGGTGACGAGCAGTCGCTGCGCCGGCTGCTGAGCAGGCTCGCGCAGGACGAGATGGATGCCGGGCCGCTGCGTGCCGACGCCCTGCAGCGCGCGCTCGCCCCCGAGGCGGTGCCTGCCCGCGCGGTCGGCCCGTTCAAGGCGGATCTCGTGCGCGAGCTCGGTGAGCTGGGGTACTACGTCAACGAGCTCGCGATCAGCGACGTGCTGCTGCACATCACCATCGCGGCGGAGCGCGTCGCCGTGGGGCGGGCCCTGGAACAGCGCGCGGATGCCGCCGACGACGCCGTCGCCGCGGTCGGCGAGACCATCGTGAGGCTGGCCGCCGAGCACTTCGGCGTCGCACTCGGCGACGGCGACCGCGAGCACCTCGCGAACCTCGTGCTCACCCGCGTCGTCACCCCGGGTGAGCCGGGCCGGCGGCGTGCGCCGAGCCGAGTCGACCCCGAGGTCGTGAACGCGGTCCGCGCCGAGATCGAGCAGGCCGCGCACGACTACCAGGTCGACCTCGTCGACGACGCCTTCATCGAGCGGCTCGCGCTGCACGTGCAGAACCTGCTGCTGCGCTCGCGCGAGCAGGCGTGGACCCGCAACCCGCTCACCCAGTCGCTGAAGTCGTCGTATCCGATGATCTTCGACGTGGCCGTCTCGATCGCCAGCGGACTGCATGACCGGCTGGGCGCCCCGCTGCAGGAGGACGAGATCGCCTACATCGCCATGCACGTGGGCGGGCGGCTGGAGCGCAGCAGGGCGGCGGATGCCATCCTCTCCGCGACGATCGTCTGCCCCGGCTACCGCGAACTGCAGGACCTGCTGCGCTCGAGCGTCGACCGGTCGCTGGGCCGGCTGATCGAGGTCGTGCGCGTGGACACCAGCGTCGACCCCGACTGGGCGTCGCTCGACACCGACCTGGTGCTCAGCACCGTGCCGGTCGCCGGCAGCGACGAGCGGATCGTGCGGATCACCCCGTTCCTGGCCGAGGCCGACATCGAACGCGTGCAGCAGGCCGCCGCCCGCATCCGCCGGGCACGGCGGCTGAGCCGCCTGCGTGAGGAGCTGCAGCGCTACTTCTCCGCCGACGCGTTCCTCGTGCCGGTGCCCGACGTCGGCGAGGAGCAGATCATCCGCACCCTCGGCGCCCTGCTCACGGCATCCGGCCGCATCGGCGAGGACTACGTCGAGAACACCATCCTGCGCGAGCGCATGTCGTCGACCGCATTCACCGACGCGCTCGCCGTGCCCCACGCCCTGCAGATGACCGCTGAGCGCACCGCCATCGCGATCGGCATCGCCGACGGCTCGGTCGCCTGGGGGAGCGGACGCGTGCAGGTCGTCGCGCTCGCCGCGTTCAGCGAGGGCGACCGGGCTGCGTTCCAGACCGTGTTCGAGCAGTTCGTCGAGGTGTTCAGCGAACGTGACAGCGTGCAGCGGATCGTGCGCCGCTCGACCGGCTTCGACACGTTCCTCGACGAGCTCGTCGCCGTGATCGACGGCTGA
- a CDS encoding PTS sugar transporter subunit IIB, giving the protein MRILVVCGAGASSTFVAQRLARAATQAGLAWSTEAGTEHTALSAVGVDVVLVGPHLADRAESIRTALAGHSRVIGLPDDAFADLDGSRTLLLVRDALAAPHDRKEIP; this is encoded by the coding sequence ATGCGGATTCTCGTGGTGTGCGGCGCCGGGGCGTCGAGCACGTTCGTCGCACAGCGACTCGCCCGCGCGGCGACCCAGGCGGGACTCGCATGGTCCACCGAAGCCGGCACCGAGCACACCGCGCTGTCGGCGGTCGGTGTCGACGTCGTGCTGGTCGGTCCGCATCTCGCGGATCGCGCCGAGAGCATCCGCACCGCCCTCGCCGGGCACTCCCGCGTCATCGGCCTTCCCGACGACGCCTTCGCCGACCTCGACGGCAGCCGCACGCTGCTGCTCGTCCGCGACGCGCTTGCCGCGCCGCACGACCGGAAGGAAATCCCATGA
- a CDS encoding HPr family phosphocarrier protein, which produces MTALTRTVRVGSSHGLHARPAKLFAQKAKEAGIPVTIAKDAGKAVNAASILAVVALGIDFGDHVVLSAEGANAEAVLDELVEVLTTDHDEDA; this is translated from the coding sequence ATGACCGCTCTCACCCGCACCGTGCGCGTCGGCTCTTCGCACGGTCTGCACGCCCGCCCCGCCAAGCTCTTCGCGCAGAAGGCGAAGGAAGCCGGCATCCCGGTGACCATCGCCAAGGATGCCGGCAAGGCCGTGAACGCCGCCAGCATCCTCGCTGTCGTCGCCCTCGGGATCGACTTCGGAGATCACGTCGTGCTGAGCGCCGAGGGCGCCAACGCCGAAGCCGTGCTCGACGAGCTGGTCGAGGTGCTCACCACCGATCACGACGAGGACGCATGA
- the ptsP gene encoding phosphoenolpyruvate--protein phosphotransferase: MSILRGVGIGQGVASGPVVRMAEALPAPEKTDSTAGADAERARVREAVAAVAADLQQRADAAGGAAQEVLEAQAMIAEDPTLMDEVDARIDDGATAEWAVHDAFAGFRATLEAVGGYLGERAADLEDIAQRVLAHLNGVAAPGVPDPGHPFVLVARDLAPADTALLNLEQVLALVTSDGGPTSHTAILAREKGIVAVVGAAEAAALANGATVIVDAAAGTVNDAPTESELASVAERIAARAAEDAAPAAPGALADGTPISLLANLGKPGDAADAVARGAEGVGLFRTEFLFLSAAQAPTIAQQQAAYTELLSAFEGKKVVVRLLDAGADKPLAFLNDAHEENPALGLRGLRALRASEDILREQLTALAQADAATSADLWVMAPMVTTVEETAYFTALAREFGLKTAGVMVEVPASALLADRVLAHADFASIGTNDLTQYTMAADRLLGSVASFQDPWHPAVLRLVREVGEAGARTGKPVGICGEAAADPLLAVVLVGLGATSLSMAPAALADVRRSIAQHTLDDARRIAAAALTADDAAGARAAAQAAAPN; the protein is encoded by the coding sequence ATGAGCATCCTGCGCGGGGTCGGGATCGGACAGGGCGTCGCCTCGGGCCCGGTCGTGCGGATGGCCGAGGCGCTGCCCGCCCCGGAGAAGACCGACAGCACCGCCGGAGCGGACGCCGAGCGCGCCCGCGTGCGCGAGGCAGTCGCCGCCGTGGCCGCCGATCTGCAGCAGCGGGCGGACGCCGCGGGCGGCGCGGCGCAGGAGGTGCTCGAAGCCCAGGCGATGATCGCAGAGGACCCGACGCTCATGGACGAGGTCGACGCCCGCATCGACGATGGGGCGACGGCCGAGTGGGCCGTGCACGACGCCTTCGCCGGCTTCCGCGCCACCCTCGAGGCAGTCGGCGGTTACCTCGGCGAGCGCGCCGCCGATCTGGAGGACATCGCCCAGCGGGTTCTCGCGCACCTGAACGGCGTCGCAGCCCCCGGCGTGCCCGACCCCGGTCACCCGTTCGTGCTGGTGGCCCGGGATCTCGCGCCCGCCGACACCGCGCTGCTGAACCTCGAGCAGGTGCTCGCGCTGGTCACCTCCGACGGCGGCCCCACTTCGCACACCGCGATCCTGGCCCGCGAGAAGGGCATCGTCGCCGTGGTCGGCGCCGCCGAGGCCGCCGCACTCGCCAACGGGGCGACCGTCATCGTGGACGCCGCAGCCGGTACGGTCAACGACGCTCCGACCGAGAGCGAGCTGGCTTCGGTCGCGGAGCGGATCGCGGCGCGCGCCGCCGAGGATGCCGCACCCGCGGCGCCCGGGGCCCTCGCGGACGGCACACCGATCAGCCTGCTCGCCAACCTCGGCAAGCCCGGCGACGCGGCGGATGCCGTGGCGCGCGGTGCGGAGGGCGTGGGGCTGTTCCGCACCGAGTTCCTGTTCCTCTCGGCGGCGCAGGCGCCCACCATCGCGCAGCAGCAGGCCGCGTACACCGAGCTGCTCTCGGCATTCGAGGGCAAGAAGGTCGTCGTGCGGCTGCTGGACGCCGGCGCCGACAAGCCACTGGCGTTCCTCAACGACGCGCACGAGGAGAACCCCGCCCTGGGGTTGAGAGGACTGCGCGCGCTGCGCGCCAGCGAGGACATCCTGCGCGAGCAGCTCACCGCCCTCGCACAGGCGGATGCCGCCACCTCGGCCGACCTGTGGGTCATGGCGCCCATGGTCACCACCGTCGAGGAGACCGCGTACTTCACCGCCCTCGCGCGCGAGTTCGGCCTGAAGACGGCCGGGGTGATGGTGGAGGTGCCGGCGAGCGCACTGCTGGCCGACCGGGTGCTCGCGCACGCCGACTTCGCCTCGATCGGCACGAACGACCTGACCCAGTACACGATGGCGGCGGACCGGCTGCTCGGCTCGGTCGCCTCGTTCCAGGACCCGTGGCACCCCGCGGTGCTGCGCCTGGTGCGCGAGGTGGGCGAGGCGGGAGCCCGCACCGGCAAGCCGGTCGGCATCTGCGGCGAGGCCGCCGCCGACCCGCTGCTGGCCGTCGTGCTCGTGGGGCTCGGCGCGACCAGCCTGTCCATGGCACCCGCGGCGCTGGCCGACGTGCGCCGCTCGATCGCGCAGCACACCCTCGACGACGCCAGGCGCATCGCCGCGGCCGCCCTCACCGCCGACGACGCAGCCGGCGCCCGTGCCGCCGCGCAGGCCGCAGCTCCGAACTGA
- a CDS encoding PTS mannitol transporter subunit IICBA, whose protein sequence is MTTTSAPGAGLGRARVHVQRFGTFLSGMIMPNIAAFIAWGFITMLFISAGWLGGWHPVSDLLGGFGDAGQINWPGAMTALAQAEDGTTFQQYVGLVGPMITYLLPLLIANTAGRMVYGERGGVVATIATMGVIVGTSIPMFLGAMIMGPFAAYVTKWMDRIWEGRIKPGFEMLVNNFSAGILGMLLAILGFFVFGPLIIGLSAILGGAVGWLVSLQLLPIASVIVEPAKVLFLNNAINHGVFTPLGIEQVTEAGKSILFLIEANPGPGVGLLLAFTFFGVGQARSSAPGAAIIQFLGGIHEIYFPYALSKPATILALIAGGATGVATNMIFGGGLAFPAAPGSIIAVTAAASSPAAGGIGNLLIVYLSVVLAATVTFLITAVILRASRKRDLAAEAAGADTFGAAISQTQANKGKESSVLGSLGGATAGAATTAVATAPIRSIVFACDAGMGSSAMGASVLRNKIKSAGIDGITVTNAAIANLDGSADLVITQQQLTDRARAKSPGSMHLSVDNFMNSPKYDEVVQLVSAQAQAPAGAADAGAASAAATGSAGVLTLDRVRIHSGSATRDEALKEAADALVAAGAVTPAYLQAMHDREQSVSTFMGNGLAIPHGTNDAKDAVLGSALSVVRYDGGVDWDGDRATFVIGIAGKDGDHLQILSQIAELFSDEDDVARLNAAATPEELYELLSAVNRA, encoded by the coding sequence ATGACGACGACGTCAGCACCAGGAGCGGGCCTCGGCAGAGCCCGCGTGCACGTGCAGAGGTTCGGCACGTTCCTCTCCGGCATGATCATGCCGAACATCGCCGCCTTCATCGCCTGGGGCTTCATCACGATGCTCTTCATCTCCGCCGGCTGGCTGGGCGGATGGCATCCCGTCTCCGACCTGCTCGGCGGATTCGGCGACGCAGGCCAGATCAACTGGCCCGGCGCCATGACGGCCCTCGCCCAGGCTGAGGACGGCACGACCTTCCAGCAGTACGTCGGCCTGGTCGGCCCGATGATCACCTACCTGCTTCCGCTGCTCATCGCGAACACCGCCGGCCGGATGGTGTACGGCGAGCGCGGCGGCGTGGTCGCGACGATCGCGACCATGGGCGTGATCGTCGGCACCAGCATCCCGATGTTCCTGGGTGCGATGATCATGGGCCCGTTCGCGGCCTACGTCACCAAGTGGATGGACCGCATCTGGGAGGGCCGGATCAAGCCGGGCTTCGAGATGCTCGTGAACAACTTCTCGGCCGGCATCCTCGGCATGCTGCTCGCCATCCTCGGCTTCTTCGTCTTCGGGCCGCTGATCATCGGCCTGAGCGCCATTCTCGGCGGCGCGGTCGGCTGGCTCGTCTCGCTGCAGCTGCTGCCGATCGCCTCGGTCATCGTCGAGCCGGCCAAGGTGCTGTTCCTGAACAACGCCATCAACCACGGTGTCTTCACCCCGCTCGGCATCGAGCAGGTCACCGAGGCGGGCAAGTCGATCCTGTTCCTCATCGAGGCCAACCCCGGCCCCGGTGTCGGTCTGCTGCTGGCGTTCACCTTCTTCGGTGTCGGCCAGGCCCGCTCGTCCGCTCCGGGCGCCGCGATCATCCAGTTCCTCGGTGGCATCCACGAGATCTACTTCCCGTACGCGCTGAGCAAGCCGGCCACGATCCTCGCCCTGATCGCCGGTGGCGCCACGGGCGTGGCGACCAACATGATCTTCGGCGGTGGCCTGGCCTTCCCCGCAGCCCCCGGAAGCATCATCGCCGTGACGGCTGCCGCGTCGAGCCCCGCCGCGGGCGGCATCGGCAACCTGCTGATCGTGTACCTGTCGGTGGTGCTCGCAGCGACCGTGACCTTCCTGATCACCGCGGTGATCCTGCGCGCCTCGCGCAAGCGCGACCTCGCCGCAGAGGCGGCGGGCGCCGACACCTTCGGCGCGGCGATCTCGCAGACGCAGGCGAACAAGGGCAAGGAGTCCAGCGTGCTGGGCAGCCTGGGCGGCGCGACCGCCGGGGCCGCGACCACCGCGGTCGCGACCGCGCCGATCCGCTCGATCGTGTTCGCGTGCGACGCGGGCATGGGCTCCTCGGCGATGGGCGCGAGCGTGCTGCGCAACAAGATCAAGAGCGCCGGCATCGACGGCATCACGGTCACCAACGCGGCGATCGCGAACCTCGACGGCTCGGCCGACCTGGTCATCACGCAGCAGCAGCTCACCGACCGCGCACGCGCGAAGTCGCCGGGCTCGATGCACCTCTCGGTCGACAACTTCATGAACTCGCCGAAGTACGACGAGGTCGTACAGCTCGTCAGCGCGCAGGCGCAGGCTCCCGCAGGCGCGGCCGACGCCGGCGCCGCTTCCGCCGCGGCCACCGGCAGTGCCGGTGTGCTGACCCTCGACCGGGTGCGCATCCACTCCGGATCCGCCACCCGTGACGAGGCGCTCAAGGAGGCGGCCGACGCGCTCGTCGCGGCAGGCGCGGTCACGCCCGCGTACCTGCAGGCGATGCACGACCGCGAGCAGTCGGTCTCGACATTCATGGGCAACGGCCTGGCCATCCCGCACGGCACCAACGACGCCAAGGATGCCGTGCTCGGCTCGGCGCTGAGCGTGGTGCGCTACGACGGCGGAGTCGACTGGGACGGTGACCGCGCGACCTTCGTGATCGGCATCGCCGGCAAGGACGGCGACCACCTGCAGATCCTGTCGCAGATCGCCGAGCTGTTCTCGGACGAGGACGACGTGGCACGGCTGAACGCCGCCGCCACGCCCGAGGAGCTCTACGAGCTGCTGTCGGCGGTGAACAGGGCATGA
- a CDS encoding mannitol-1-phosphate 5-dehydrogenase: MKAVHFGAGNIGRGFVGLLLHQGGYELVFSDVAAPLVDAINASDSYTVHEVGEGGGDTVVTGFRAINSAQDPEGLIAEIADADVVTTAVGPTVLRFVAAPILDALRRRDAGAAPLQIMACENAIGATDLLKQEIIDRAGEDWEGLAGRAVFANTAVDRIVPGQPSGAGVDVTVEPFFEWAIERGPFGGNPPHIPGAHFVDDLAPYIERKLFTVNTGHATTAYLGAQACIERISDALADQAIAGRVAATLEETSALLAAKHGLDPQELAEYRATILRRFANPALPDTVWRVGRQPLRKLSRHERFIGPAAEAAERGLSVDALLVAVGAALAFDDAEDEQSVDLQRRLRTDDPEVLAAEVTGLPAQHPLFPAVRATFAARAAEVAGS, encoded by the coding sequence ATGAAGGCCGTCCACTTCGGCGCCGGCAACATCGGCCGCGGCTTCGTCGGTCTGCTGCTGCACCAGGGCGGCTACGAGCTGGTGTTCTCCGACGTCGCCGCCCCGCTCGTCGACGCGATCAACGCGTCAGACAGCTACACGGTGCACGAGGTGGGCGAAGGCGGCGGCGACACGGTGGTCACCGGGTTCCGGGCGATCAACAGCGCCCAGGACCCGGAGGGCCTGATCGCCGAGATCGCGGATGCCGATGTGGTGACCACTGCGGTCGGACCGACCGTGCTGCGGTTCGTCGCCGCCCCCATCCTCGACGCCCTGCGGCGCCGGGATGCGGGGGCGGCACCGCTGCAGATCATGGCCTGCGAGAACGCGATCGGCGCCACCGATCTGCTCAAGCAGGAGATCATCGACCGCGCCGGCGAGGATTGGGAAGGCCTCGCCGGGCGGGCGGTGTTCGCCAACACCGCCGTCGACCGGATCGTGCCGGGGCAGCCCTCAGGCGCCGGCGTCGACGTCACCGTCGAGCCGTTCTTCGAGTGGGCGATCGAACGAGGGCCGTTCGGCGGGAACCCGCCGCACATCCCCGGCGCTCACTTCGTCGACGACCTGGCGCCGTACATCGAGCGCAAGCTCTTCACGGTGAACACCGGCCACGCCACCACCGCGTACCTGGGCGCCCAGGCCTGCATCGAGCGCATCTCCGACGCACTGGCCGACCAGGCGATCGCCGGCCGGGTCGCGGCGACGCTCGAGGAGACCTCGGCGCTGCTGGCTGCCAAGCACGGCCTCGATCCGCAGGAGCTGGCCGAGTACCGGGCCACGATCCTGCGCCGCTTCGCCAACCCGGCTCTGCCGGACACGGTGTGGCGGGTGGGACGCCAGCCGCTGCGCAAGCTGTCGCGGCATGAGCGCTTCATCGGCCCGGCGGCCGAGGCCGCCGAGCGCGGCCTGTCCGTCGATGCGCTGCTCGTCGCAGTGGGCGCCGCCCTCGCATTCGACGACGCCGAGGACGAGCAGTCCGTCGACCTGCAGCGCCGGCTGCGCACCGACGACCCGGAGGTGCTCGCCGCCGAGGTCACGGGGCTGCCGGCGCAGCATCCGCTGTTCCCGGCCGTCCGCGCGACGTTCGCCGCCCGCGCGGCGGAGGTGGCCGGGTCCTGA
- a CDS encoding TSUP family transporter has protein sequence MLVVTAIATVIAAIIQRVTGLAFVLVLIGPIVLAYGPVEGVTIAVSLAVVASLFAVPGAWRDVDWSRTLWLLGAGLAAAPLGALTASALPEPLLLLLIGLIGVIALSAQRLGPIARHVRGRPGAIGAGAVAGFMHASSGLSGPALASFALGDDWPQRRFAASAQIVFLGYGLVSVALRGLPSTPAPDLLILAACTAGGMLLGALAARRVPLVLARRVMLLCAWAGVIVVLGRAIASLLG, from the coding sequence ATGCTTGTCGTCACCGCGATCGCGACCGTGATCGCCGCGATCATCCAGCGGGTCACCGGCCTCGCCTTCGTGCTCGTGCTGATCGGCCCGATCGTGCTCGCCTACGGCCCCGTCGAGGGCGTGACGATCGCGGTGTCCCTCGCGGTGGTCGCGTCGCTGTTCGCCGTTCCGGGCGCCTGGCGCGACGTCGACTGGTCGCGCACCCTCTGGCTGCTCGGCGCGGGACTGGCCGCAGCACCGCTCGGCGCGCTGACGGCATCCGCTCTGCCCGAGCCGCTGCTGCTCCTGCTCATCGGGCTGATCGGTGTGATCGCCCTCAGCGCGCAGCGTCTCGGCCCGATCGCACGGCACGTGCGCGGGCGCCCCGGCGCGATCGGCGCCGGCGCCGTGGCCGGGTTCATGCACGCCTCCAGCGGATTGTCGGGGCCTGCACTGGCGTCCTTCGCCCTGGGCGACGACTGGCCGCAGCGCCGGTTCGCGGCAAGCGCGCAGATCGTCTTCCTCGGCTACGGTCTCGTGTCGGTCGCGCTGCGTGGTCTGCCCAGCACGCCCGCGCCCGACCTGCTGATCCTGGCCGCCTGCACCGCCGGAGGGATGCTGCTGGGTGCTCTGGCGGCACGTCGCGTGCCGCTCGTCCTCGCCAGACGGGTCATGCTGCTGTGCGCGTGGGCGGGTGTGATCGTCGTCCTCGGGCGTGCGATCGCGTCGCTGCTCGGCTGA